One genomic segment of Caldilineales bacterium includes these proteins:
- a CDS encoding DUF4058 family protein: MKSPFPGMDPYLEHPLLWPDVHNSLIAAIRDALVPLVAPRYFVALERRAYLRQADDLALIGRPDLAVVKPQPWPSLSEPRPVYGGVLEVEVPMSDEVRENYLEVHEVKSGRLITLVELLSPTNKLDPDGRWHYERKRTQILNSLTSLVEIDLLRAGEPMPTFGRPVECDYRILISRGWQRPRSHLYPFGLRQPIPSIPVPLQQGETEPVLDLNEVLHALYTRARFDLRLDYAQPPVPPLSEEDAAWAQGLC, encoded by the coding sequence ATGAAGTCGCCCTTCCCCGGCATGGATCCCTACCTCGAGCACCCGTTGCTGTGGCCGGATGTGCACAACAGCCTGATCGCGGCCATTCGCGACGCCCTCGTCCCGCTGGTGGCGCCCCGATACTTCGTGGCCCTGGAACGCCGCGCCTATCTGCGCCAAGCCGACGACCTGGCCCTGATCGGCCGCCCCGACCTGGCGGTGGTCAAACCCCAGCCCTGGCCCTCGCTGTCCGAGCCGCGACCGGTTTATGGCGGCGTGCTGGAGGTGGAAGTGCCGATGTCGGATGAGGTGCGGGAGAACTATCTCGAAGTCCACGAGGTGAAGTCGGGCAGGCTGATCACCCTCGTCGAACTGCTGTCGCCGACCAACAAGCTCGACCCCGACGGCCGCTGGCACTACGAACGCAAGCGGACGCAGATTCTGAACAGCCTCACCAGCCTGGTGGAGATCGACCTCCTGCGCGCCGGCGAGCCGATGCCCACCTTCGGACGACCAGTCGAATGCGACTATCGCATTCTGATCAGCCGCGGCTGGCAGCGCCCGCGCTCTCACCTCTACCCCTTCGGCCTCCGCCAGCCCATCCCGTCGATCCCCGTCCCCTTGCAGCAGGGCGAAACCGAGCCTGTGCTCGACCTGAACGAGGTGCTGCACGCGCTCTACACCCGCGCTCGCTTCGATTTGCGCCTGGACTATGCGCAACCGCCCGTCCCGCCGCTGAGCGAGGAAGACGCAGCCTGGGCGCAGGGATTATGTTAA